In Neorhizobium sp. NCHU2750, a single genomic region encodes these proteins:
- a CDS encoding ABC transporter ATP-binding protein/permease, translated as MAEKKKIVSADAGNPFGTLINLWPYMWPTGRADLKARVLWATVLLILAKFVLISVPYFFKWATDALNGKFDMAGVLPAFLLGAVVLVIAYNFTRILQVGLNQLRDALFASVGQYAVRQLAHRTFVHMHELSLRFHLERKTGGLSRIIERGTKGIETIVRFTILNSIPTLIEFLMTAVIFWTAYGFWYLAVTAATVAAYIWFTIKASDWRISIRRTMNDSDTDANTKAIDSLLNFETVKYFGNEEMEAKRFDASMERYEKAATEVWTSLGWLNFGQGLIFGLGQTIIMIMSALAVQRGDQTIGDFVFVNALLMQLSVPLNFIGFVYREIRQGLTDIEQMFDLLEVEAEVVDRPDARPLVLNADAAQKGAISFRDVQFFYDAARPILKGISFDVPAGKTVAIVGPSGAGKSTISRLLYRFYDIQGGSITIDGQDVRAVTQKSLRAAIGMVPQDTVLFNDTVAYNIRYGRTGASEAEMQAAAEIAQIDGFIKQLPEGYETKVGERGLKLSGGEKQRVAIARTVLKAPPILILDEATSALDTTTEHEIQSALDQVSKNRTTLVIAHRLSTVIGADEIIVLRAGEIAERGTHADLLAQGGLYASMWNRQREATQAEEHLRQVRESDDLGIVTRGAPAAE; from the coding sequence ATGGCAGAGAAAAAGAAGATCGTATCGGCGGATGCCGGCAACCCGTTCGGTACGCTGATCAATCTGTGGCCCTATATGTGGCCGACGGGACGGGCCGACCTGAAGGCCCGCGTGCTGTGGGCAACGGTCCTGCTGATCCTTGCCAAATTCGTGCTGATATCGGTCCCCTATTTCTTCAAATGGGCGACGGATGCGCTGAACGGCAAGTTCGACATGGCAGGCGTGCTGCCGGCCTTCCTGCTCGGCGCCGTAGTCCTCGTCATTGCCTATAACTTTACCCGCATCCTGCAGGTGGGACTGAACCAGCTGCGCGACGCGCTGTTTGCCTCGGTCGGCCAATATGCGGTGCGCCAATTGGCACACCGGACCTTTGTCCACATGCACGAGCTTTCGCTGCGCTTCCACCTGGAGCGCAAGACGGGCGGCCTGTCGCGCATCATCGAGCGCGGCACCAAGGGTATCGAGACGATCGTCCGTTTCACCATATTGAACTCGATCCCGACGCTGATCGAGTTCCTGATGACGGCGGTCATTTTCTGGACGGCCTACGGGTTCTGGTATCTGGCCGTGACGGCGGCCACCGTCGCCGCCTATATCTGGTTCACCATCAAGGCGAGCGACTGGCGCATCTCGATCCGCCGCACGATGAACGACAGCGATACGGACGCCAATACCAAGGCGATCGATTCGCTTCTGAACTTCGAGACGGTCAAATATTTCGGCAACGAGGAGATGGAAGCGAAGCGCTTCGATGCCTCGATGGAACGCTACGAGAAGGCGGCGACGGAAGTGTGGACCTCGCTCGGCTGGCTGAACTTCGGCCAGGGCCTGATCTTCGGGCTTGGCCAAACCATCATCATGATCATGTCGGCGCTTGCCGTGCAGCGCGGCGACCAGACGATCGGCGATTTCGTGTTCGTCAATGCGCTGTTGATGCAGCTTTCCGTGCCGCTCAATTTCATCGGCTTCGTCTATCGCGAAATCCGCCAGGGCCTCACCGATATCGAGCAGATGTTCGACCTCCTGGAGGTCGAGGCAGAAGTCGTCGACCGGCCGGATGCCAGGCCGCTGGTGCTCAATGCCGATGCCGCGCAGAAGGGGGCGATCTCCTTCCGCGACGTGCAGTTCTTCTATGATGCGGCAAGGCCGATCCTGAAAGGCATTTCCTTCGACGTGCCGGCCGGCAAGACGGTGGCGATCGTCGGCCCTTCGGGGGCGGGTAAATCGACGATTTCCCGGCTGCTCTACCGGTTCTACGACATCCAGGGCGGGTCGATCACCATTGACGGGCAGGATGTGCGCGCGGTGACGCAGAAGTCGCTGCGGGCCGCGATCGGCATGGTGCCGCAGGATACGGTGCTGTTCAACGACACGGTTGCCTACAATATCCGCTACGGCCGAACCGGCGCTTCCGAGGCCGAGATGCAGGCCGCCGCCGAGATCGCCCAGATCGACGGCTTCATCAAGCAGCTGCCGGAAGGATATGAGACGAAGGTCGGCGAACGCGGGCTGAAACTTTCGGGTGGTGAAAAGCAGCGCGTTGCGATTGCCCGCACGGTTTTGAAGGCGCCGCCGATCCTGATCCTCGACGAAGCCACCTCGGCGCTCGACACGACGACCGAACACGAAATCCAGTCGGCGCTCGACCAGGTATCGAAGAACCGCACGACGCTGGTCATCGCCCATCGGCTCTCCACCGTGATCGGCGCCGACGAGATCATCGTGCTGCGCGCCGGCGAAATCGCCGAACGCGGCACGCATGCCGATCTTCTGGCACAGGGCGGGCTCTATGCATCGATGTGGAACCGGCAGCGCGAGGCAACGCAGGCGGAGGAACACCTGCGGCAGGTGCGCGAAAGCGACGATCTGGGGATCGTCACACGGGGCGCGCCGGCGGCGGAATGA
- a CDS encoding LysM peptidoglycan-binding domain-containing protein — MKNRAGWLALLVLAIASLLMIFVVMPRLNKDGKPIGEAINAAGTAVKDAVKEGQKPAPTTPEETAKAEPQAPSAAAPAANAPAGSAPADQAASVNTPSFDVLRVEPDGSAVIAGHAAPNSTLEVANGDTVYGKAEVGPSGDFAIVLDKPLLPGDYQLVLKATGKDGKVTTSEETATVSIPADKSGKLLAMVSKPGKASRLITVPEDAGKIAPAADGNTAAATPAAPSTAPAATGSATVGSTDVASAAGSAAALAQPTMSSELQISAVEIEGSKIFIAGISRPGLKVRGSADGTVIGQSQAGQDGHFVIDGNANLTVGDHRISVETLAANGQVIVRVEVPFNRPAGDQVAAIAAPSTASSVSAIDGGAFDNLRSQVAKAFSLLKGLYDGGKVPTLENMAAARSATGIALQSLAEYRLPAGASVSATEIVGTTGQRAAAARQALDALPREVAAVGAAIDKLTKLIADTVGPAFAQQFGGAPQTVASADGTAGGTRTIEQAPLTQSESNSVIIRRGDTLWQIARRVYGQGVRYTTIYLANEAQIANPDIIQPGQIFGVPDQFRPDSEELHRERMMHHKG, encoded by the coding sequence ATGAAGAACCGTGCCGGCTGGCTCGCATTGCTTGTACTTGCCATTGCATCCCTCCTGATGATCTTCGTCGTGATGCCGAGGCTCAACAAGGACGGAAAGCCTATCGGCGAGGCGATCAACGCGGCCGGAACAGCCGTCAAGGACGCGGTGAAAGAGGGCCAGAAGCCTGCGCCCACCACGCCGGAAGAGACCGCCAAGGCCGAACCGCAGGCGCCGTCTGCCGCCGCGCCAGCAGCCAACGCTCCGGCCGGCAGCGCTCCCGCGGACCAGGCCGCCTCCGTCAATACGCCGAGCTTCGACGTGCTGCGTGTCGAGCCTGACGGATCTGCCGTGATTGCCGGCCATGCGGCGCCCAATTCGACGCTCGAAGTTGCCAATGGCGATACCGTTTACGGCAAGGCCGAGGTTGGCCCGAGCGGCGATTTCGCCATCGTGCTCGACAAGCCTTTGCTGCCCGGCGACTACCAGCTGGTGCTGAAGGCCACTGGCAAGGACGGCAAGGTGACGACGTCCGAAGAAACCGCCACCGTTTCCATTCCCGCCGACAAGAGCGGCAAGCTGCTTGCCATGGTGAGCAAGCCCGGCAAGGCAAGCCGGCTGATCACCGTTCCGGAAGACGCCGGAAAGATCGCGCCGGCTGCCGATGGCAACACGGCCGCTGCGACGCCTGCTGCACCCTCGACGGCCCCAGCCGCCACCGGCTCGGCAACTGTCGGCTCGACGGATGTCGCATCCGCCGCCGGCTCCGCAGCCGCATTGGCGCAGCCCACCATGTCGAGCGAGTTGCAGATCTCCGCCGTCGAGATCGAAGGCTCTAAGATCTTCATCGCCGGCATCTCGCGTCCGGGGCTCAAGGTTCGTGGTTCCGCCGACGGCACCGTGATCGGGCAGTCACAGGCAGGCCAGGACGGCCATTTCGTCATCGACGGCAATGCCAACCTGACGGTCGGCGACCATCGCATCTCGGTCGAGACACTCGCTGCCAACGGCCAGGTGATCGTGCGCGTCGAGGTGCCGTTCAACCGGCCGGCGGGCGATCAGGTCGCGGCCATCGCCGCACCGTCGACGGCAAGCAGCGTTTCGGCCATCGATGGCGGCGCATTCGACAATCTGCGCAGCCAGGTCGCCAAGGCCTTCTCGCTGCTCAAGGGCCTCTATGACGGCGGCAAGGTGCCGACCCTGGAAAACATGGCGGCTGCCCGCTCGGCGACCGGTATCGCCCTGCAGTCACTCGCCGAATACCGTCTGCCCGCCGGCGCTTCGGTCAGCGCGACGGAGATCGTCGGCACGACCGGCCAGCGCGCGGCCGCAGCTCGGCAGGCACTCGATGCGCTTCCTCGCGAGGTGGCCGCCGTGGGTGCTGCCATCGACAAGCTGACGAAACTGATCGCTGATACGGTCGGCCCCGCATTTGCGCAGCAGTTCGGCGGCGCACCGCAGACCGTGGCCTCGGCCGATGGAACTGCCGGCGGCACGCGCACAATCGAACAGGCGCCGCTTACCCAGAGCGAGAGCAACTCGGTGATCATCCGCCGCGGCGATACGCTGTGGCAGATTGCGCGGCGCGTCTATGGTCAGGGCGTGCGCTACACGACAATCTATCTCGCCAACGAGGCGCAGATCGCCAATCCGGACATCATCCAGCCGGGCCAGATCTTTGGCGTGCCGGACCAGTTCCGCCCCGATTCGGAAGAGCTGCATCGCGAGCGGATGATGCACCACAAGGGTTGA
- a CDS encoding TIGR00730 family Rossman fold protein, with protein sequence MEKTVPIRSICVYCGSQPGRDPAYIAAGRALGKSIAAHGLRLVYGGGTKGIMGAVAAGVLANGGEVTGIIPEFLVDMEATRHSLGQLNELIVTKDMHERKHKMFERSDAFVTLPGGIGTLEEIVEIMTWGQLGRHEKPMVFANIGGFWDPMLSLVNHMRAEGFIHRANLVQPLIIPDVDDIVPAIIERDEITASSKGEDAVISRL encoded by the coding sequence ATGGAGAAAACTGTGCCAATACGATCCATCTGCGTCTACTGCGGTTCCCAGCCGGGCCGCGATCCGGCCTATATCGCCGCCGGCCGCGCACTCGGCAAATCGATTGCCGCACACGGGCTTCGGCTGGTCTATGGCGGTGGAACCAAGGGCATCATGGGGGCGGTGGCCGCCGGCGTTCTCGCCAATGGCGGCGAGGTCACCGGAATTATCCCGGAATTCCTCGTCGACATGGAGGCGACCCGCCATTCGCTGGGCCAGCTCAACGAACTGATCGTCACCAAGGACATGCATGAGCGCAAGCACAAGATGTTCGAGCGCTCCGATGCCTTCGTCACGCTTCCGGGTGGCATCGGCACGCTGGAGGAAATCGTCGAGATCATGACCTGGGGTCAGCTCGGCCGCCACGAAAAGCCGATGGTCTTCGCCAATATAGGCGGCTTCTGGGATCCGATGCTGTCGCTCGTCAATCACATGCGCGCTGAAGGCTTCATCCACCGCGCCAATCTGGTTCAGCCCCTGATCATCCCGGACGTGGACGACATCGTGCCGGCGATCATCGAACGCGACGAGATCACCGCTTCGTCGAAGGGCGAAGACGCTGTTATTTCAAGGTTGTAA
- a CDS encoding DHCW motif cupin fold protein, which translates to MQMSDIPFGTTDWSDVEPTEHKGETGTSTWRTRNFGSIRVRMVYHSPGYLADHWCEKGHILLCLEGELHTELADGRVFTLKPGMSYQVADKAEPHRSYTETGAKLFIVD; encoded by the coding sequence ATGCAGATGTCAGATATTCCCTTCGGCACGACCGACTGGTCGGACGTGGAGCCGACGGAGCACAAGGGCGAAACCGGAACCTCCACCTGGCGGACCCGCAATTTCGGCTCGATCCGGGTGCGCATGGTCTATCATTCGCCGGGCTATCTCGCCGACCACTGGTGCGAGAAGGGGCATATCCTGCTCTGCCTCGAAGGCGAATTGCATACGGAACTCGCTGACGGGCGCGTGTTCACGCTGAAGCCGGGCATGAGCTACCAGGTGGCCGACAAGGCCGAGCCGCACCGTTCCTATACCGAGACCGGCGCCAAGCTTTTCATCGTCGATTGA
- the rarD gene encoding EamA family transporter RarD, giving the protein MATDNASPAATNEDTPRGFAFGLTAYFLWGFLPFYLKAIGHLPAMEVLAHRAIWSVPVAGVVLLLLRRTQDVGAALKNPRMLGMACVTATFITANWGIYVWAVGSGHALDAALGYFINPLFSVFLAAVVLREKLLPLQMAAIGLAVVAVAILAWGAGGLPWVSLALTFTWGIYALLRKTLPIGPNQGFFLEVLLISIPMLPYVIWLEATGQGHFLGGTTFDTVMLALAGVVTAGPLMIYANGAKLLKLSTIGIMQYIAPTLIFLVAIFAFGEPLSTIKLASFVLIWAALVLYTIAMLRQLRGR; this is encoded by the coding sequence ATGGCCACCGACAATGCCAGCCCCGCCGCGACCAACGAGGACACGCCGCGTGGCTTCGCCTTCGGGCTGACAGCCTATTTTCTCTGGGGATTCCTGCCTTTCTATCTGAAGGCCATCGGGCATCTTCCTGCCATGGAAGTGCTGGCGCACCGGGCGATCTGGTCTGTGCCGGTCGCCGGGGTGGTCCTGCTTCTGCTTCGCCGGACGCAGGATGTCGGGGCGGCGCTGAAGAACCCGCGCATGCTGGGCATGGCCTGCGTCACGGCGACCTTCATCACCGCCAACTGGGGCATCTATGTCTGGGCGGTCGGCTCCGGCCACGCGCTCGATGCGGCACTCGGCTATTTCATCAATCCGCTGTTCAGCGTCTTCCTGGCGGCCGTCGTGCTGCGGGAAAAGCTTCTCCCACTGCAGATGGCGGCGATCGGGCTTGCGGTCGTAGCCGTCGCCATTCTCGCCTGGGGTGCAGGCGGGCTGCCCTGGGTATCGCTGGCGCTGACCTTCACCTGGGGCATCTATGCGCTGCTGCGCAAGACGCTGCCGATCGGCCCGAACCAGGGCTTCTTCCTTGAAGTGCTGCTGATCAGCATTCCGATGCTGCCCTATGTGATCTGGCTCGAAGCGACAGGCCAGGGCCACTTCCTCGGCGGGACGACCTTCGACACCGTGATGCTGGCGCTTGCCGGCGTCGTCACCGCCGGACCGCTGATGATCTACGCCAATGGCGCCAAGCTGTTAAAGCTCTCGACCATCGGCATCATGCAGTATATTGCTCCAACCCTGATCTTCCTCGTCGCCATCTTCGCCTTCGGCGAACCGTTGAGCACGATCAAGCTTGCGAGCTTCGTGCTGATCTGGGCGGCGCTCGTGCTTTATACGATTGCCATGCTGCGCCAGCTACGCGGGCGCTAG
- a CDS encoding pyridoxamine 5'-phosphate oxidase family protein — translation MSYGFLDIASTPSVRAVQAEMGVDHMWTDFAGDRAMDRFTAGEQAFIASRDSFYMATVSESGWPYVQHRGGPEGFLKVVDDRTLAFADYRGNRQYISTGNLAANDRACLFLMDYPHRARLKIYAHVEKLAVDADPALAELVTDKNYRGRAERIFRLRLEAFDWNCPQHITPRFNEREVAEAVRPLQERLRQLEAENAELRASAAGGTA, via the coding sequence ATGTCCTACGGATTTCTCGATATAGCCTCTACCCCGAGCGTCAGGGCCGTGCAGGCGGAAATGGGCGTCGATCACATGTGGACCGATTTTGCCGGCGATCGGGCTATGGACCGGTTCACCGCGGGCGAACAGGCCTTCATTGCCAGCCGCGACAGTTTCTACATGGCAACGGTCTCCGAGAGTGGCTGGCCCTATGTCCAGCATCGCGGCGGCCCGGAGGGTTTCCTCAAGGTGGTCGACGACCGCACGCTTGCCTTCGCCGATTATCGCGGCAATCGCCAGTATATCTCGACCGGCAATCTGGCCGCCAACGACCGCGCCTGCCTGTTCCTGATGGATTATCCGCACCGCGCCCGTCTGAAGATCTATGCCCATGTCGAAAAGCTTGCGGTCGATGCCGATCCGGCTCTGGCGGAACTGGTGACCGACAAGAACTACCGGGGCAGGGCCGAGCGGATCTTTCGCCTTCGCCTCGAAGCCTTCGACTGGAACTGCCCGCAGCACATCACACCGCGTTTCAACGAACGCGAGGTGGCCGAAGCCGTCAGGCCACTGCAGGAGAGGCTGCGCCAGCTGGAGGCGGAAAATGCTGAATTGCGGGCAAGTGCAGCGGGAGGAACCGCCTAG
- a CDS encoding LysR family transcriptional regulator, with protein MDRIEAMSMLIEVADRGGFSAAARSLNVPVTTLTRKISDLETTIGARLLIRSTRRIELTDAGATYLSAARRIIDAVKEAEREAAGEFTVPKGRLVITAPIQFGQLHVLPVVTDFLARFPQIDIRLMLQDRNLQLIDDHIDMAVRIGRLQDSSMIATAIGSVRMVVCASPGLLAMHGTPSTPQDLARFPAVTIDAPLSQPGWQFRDPGDRSILAIPPLTRLSVTTVEAAVRAATRDAGIIRLFHYQVADAVKAGALSIILEEHETDPFPVNLIHASRGQMPLKMRSFLDFALPRLRAVFPIGS; from the coding sequence ATGGACCGCATAGAAGCCATGTCGATGCTGATCGAGGTTGCCGACAGGGGCGGCTTTTCCGCCGCCGCCCGGTCGCTCAATGTCCCGGTCACGACGCTGACCCGTAAAATCTCCGATCTCGAGACGACGATCGGCGCCCGGCTTCTGATCCGCAGCACCCGCAGGATCGAACTCACCGATGCCGGCGCCACCTATCTGTCCGCCGCAAGGCGGATCATCGACGCGGTGAAGGAGGCCGAACGGGAGGCCGCGGGCGAATTCACCGTGCCAAAGGGCCGGCTCGTCATCACCGCGCCGATCCAGTTCGGCCAGTTGCATGTGCTGCCCGTGGTCACCGACTTCCTGGCCCGTTTCCCGCAGATCGACATCCGCCTCATGCTTCAGGACCGAAACCTGCAACTCATCGACGACCATATCGACATGGCGGTGCGGATCGGCCGCCTTCAGGACAGTTCGATGATCGCCACCGCGATCGGCTCGGTGCGCATGGTGGTCTGCGCCAGTCCCGGACTGCTTGCCATGCACGGCACACCGTCCACGCCGCAGGATCTCGCCCGTTTTCCTGCAGTCACCATCGACGCGCCGCTATCCCAGCCGGGCTGGCAGTTCCGCGATCCGGGAGACCGCTCCATCCTGGCGATCCCGCCCCTAACCCGCCTCTCGGTCACCACGGTGGAGGCGGCGGTCAGGGCTGCCACCCGCGATGCCGGGATCATCCGCCTGTTCCATTACCAGGTCGCCGATGCGGTGAAGGCCGGCGCGCTTTCCATCATCCTCGAAGAGCATGAAACCGATCCTTTCCCGGTCAACCTCATCCATGCATCGAGGGGCCAGATGCCATTGAAAATGCGCAGCTTCCTCGACTTCGCGCTGCCTCGCCTGCGCGCCGTCTTCCCGATCGGCAGCTAG
- a CDS encoding alpha/beta hydrolase — protein MKSLLTALALALPLALPLSLAATASISSPAAAADMVATAKPAPVVVHYRYATVDGVKIFYREAGPKDGPVVLLLHGFPTSSHMFRNLIPLLADRYRVIAPDYPGYGQSDAPDHTAFAYTFAHVTDIIDDLLGQIDAKTYAMYVMDYGAPVGYRLALKHPERVSALVVQNGNAYEEGLAAFWDPIKTYWASGATKDRDALSKLVTLDITKFQYTDGVKDVSRISPDNWLQDQALLDRPGNRDIQLDMLYDYRTNVPLYPQFQAFFRDRKPPTLIVWGKNDKIFPEVGAHPYLRDLPKAEIHMLDTGHFALEDKLDEMAPLINDFLDRTLLKR, from the coding sequence ATGAAAAGCTTGCTGACCGCTCTTGCCCTGGCGCTTCCGTTGGCGCTGCCCCTGTCGCTTGCCGCCACTGCAAGCATTTCTTCACCGGCCGCCGCCGCCGACATGGTCGCGACGGCAAAGCCTGCGCCCGTCGTCGTCCATTATCGCTATGCGACGGTCGATGGCGTGAAGATATTCTACCGCGAAGCCGGCCCGAAGGATGGCCCGGTCGTGCTTCTGCTGCACGGCTTTCCGACGTCCTCGCACATGTTCCGCAACCTGATCCCGCTTCTCGCCGACCGTTATCGAGTCATTGCCCCGGATTATCCGGGCTACGGCCAGAGCGACGCGCCGGACCATACCGCCTTCGCCTATACCTTCGCCCATGTGACCGACATCATCGACGATCTTTTGGGTCAGATCGATGCCAAGACCTATGCCATGTATGTGATGGATTACGGCGCTCCGGTCGGCTATCGGCTGGCGCTCAAGCATCCGGAACGCGTCTCGGCGCTCGTCGTCCAGAACGGCAATGCCTATGAAGAGGGGCTGGCAGCCTTCTGGGACCCGATCAAGACTTATTGGGCAAGCGGCGCAACGAAGGATCGCGACGCCCTGTCTAAGCTGGTGACGCTGGATATAACCAAGTTCCAGTATACCGATGGCGTCAAGGACGTCTCGCGCATCAGCCCCGACAACTGGCTGCAGGACCAGGCCCTGCTGGACCGGCCCGGCAACAGGGACATCCAGCTCGACATGCTCTACGACTACCGCACCAATGTGCCGCTCTATCCTCAGTTCCAGGCCTTCTTCCGCGACCGTAAGCCACCGACGCTGATCGTCTGGGGCAAGAACGACAAGATCTTCCCGGAAGTGGGCGCCCATCCCTATCTGCGTGACCTGCCCAAGGCCGAGATCCACATGCTCGACACCGGCCATTTCGCCCTTGAAGACAAGCTCGACGAAATGGCGCCGCTGATCAACGATTTCCTCGACCGGACGCTGTTGAAGCGATAG
- a CDS encoding helix-turn-helix transcriptional regulator, protein MTEDDFDIVKGSGNIYADLGDPDADTKLMKAQLAAEIIATLDRRRLTAREAEKLVGVTAADLSRIRNADLGRFSIDRLVRVLNALDRRVTVKVSRMPSPGSTAAA, encoded by the coding sequence ATGACCGAAGACGACTTCGACATTGTCAAAGGCAGCGGCAATATCTACGCCGACCTGGGGGATCCGGATGCAGACACGAAGCTGATGAAGGCCCAGCTTGCAGCGGAAATCATCGCGACGCTCGATCGCCGCAGGCTGACGGCGCGCGAAGCAGAAAAACTTGTCGGCGTCACGGCGGCCGATCTGTCCCGCATTCGCAATGCTGATCTCGGTCGTTTCTCCATCGATCGGCTGGTCAGGGTGTTGAATGCGCTTGACCGGCGTGTGACGGTGAAGGTGAGCCGGATGCCGTCACCAGGCAGCACGGCTGCGGCTTAG
- a CDS encoding type II toxin-antitoxin system RelE/ParE family toxin, with translation MREIAWIKAALKDFGTFPEAVQERMKDALAIASFGQKADIAKPMKGLGPGVFEIALPYRSDAYRAIYAVQLGDAIWVVHAFQKKSTKGIATPQKEIELINTRIKRLKEMLG, from the coding sequence ATGAGGGAGATCGCTTGGATCAAGGCGGCATTGAAGGACTTCGGAACATTTCCCGAAGCCGTTCAGGAACGCATGAAGGATGCGCTCGCGATCGCCAGTTTCGGACAGAAGGCAGATATAGCCAAGCCGATGAAAGGCTTGGGGCCGGGCGTGTTCGAGATCGCGCTGCCATACCGCTCAGACGCCTACAGGGCCATCTATGCTGTACAGTTGGGTGATGCGATCTGGGTCGTTCATGCCTTCCAGAAGAAATCGACAAAGGGCATTGCAACGCCCCAGAAGGAAATCGAGCTGATCAATACCCGGATCAAGCGACTGAAGGAGATGCTGGGATGA
- the cimA gene encoding citramalate synthase translates to MARDRIYLFDTTLRDGQQTPGVDFSVEDKIAISAMLDEFGIDYIEGGYPGANPTDTAFFREKRTVRAKFVAFGMTKRAGMSASNDPGLSVLMQAKSDATCFVAKSWDYHVRVALGCSNEENLASIRDSVEAARAAGKEPLVDCEHFFDGYKANPDYALACARTAHHAGARWIVLCDTNGGTQPHEIKTIVSAVIDAGIPGSSLGIHAHDDTGQAVANSLAAIEAGCRQVQGTLNGIGERCGNANMITLIATLCLKEAYASRFETAIDPDRLSGLTRLSHSFDELLNRSPNHQAPYVGASAFATKAGIHASALLKDPRTYEHVTPDSVGNFRKVMVSDQGGKSNFINALKRRGIEVLKDDPKLDQLISIVKEREASGYAYEGADASFELLARRTLGTIPSFFDVDGFRVMVERRFDNFGRVKTVSEAVVKIVIDGEPHMSVAEGEGPVNALDLALRKDFGKYQNEIDDLVLADFKVRILNGGTEAITRVLIESTDSSGVRWWTVGVSENIIDASFQALMDSVIYKLMKNRELAGKIAAE, encoded by the coding sequence ATGGCACGCGACCGCATCTATCTCTTCGACACCACGCTGCGCGATGGGCAGCAGACGCCAGGCGTCGATTTTTCGGTCGAGGACAAGATCGCGATTTCGGCCATGCTCGACGAATTCGGCATCGACTATATCGAGGGCGGCTATCCCGGCGCCAATCCGACCGATACGGCGTTTTTCCGGGAGAAGCGCACGGTGCGGGCCAAATTCGTCGCCTTCGGCATGACCAAGCGTGCCGGCATGTCCGCCTCCAACGATCCGGGGCTTTCCGTGCTGATGCAGGCCAAAAGCGATGCGACCTGTTTCGTCGCCAAAAGCTGGGATTATCACGTCAGGGTCGCGCTCGGCTGCAGCAATGAGGAAAACCTCGCCTCGATCCGTGACAGCGTCGAGGCGGCCAGGGCCGCCGGCAAGGAACCACTGGTCGATTGCGAGCATTTCTTCGACGGCTACAAGGCCAATCCCGATTATGCGCTGGCCTGTGCCCGCACCGCCCATCACGCCGGCGCCCGCTGGATCGTGCTGTGCGATACCAATGGCGGCACCCAGCCGCATGAGATCAAGACGATCGTCTCTGCCGTCATCGACGCCGGCATTCCCGGTTCGTCGCTCGGCATCCATGCACATGACGATACCGGACAGGCGGTCGCCAATTCGCTTGCCGCCATCGAGGCCGGCTGTCGGCAGGTGCAAGGCACGCTGAACGGTATCGGCGAGCGCTGCGGCAATGCCAATATGATTACCTTGATCGCCACCCTCTGTCTGAAGGAGGCCTATGCTTCCCGTTTCGAGACCGCCATCGACCCGGATCGGCTGTCGGGACTGACGAGGCTGTCGCATTCCTTCGACGAGTTGCTCAACCGCTCGCCCAACCATCAGGCGCCCTATGTCGGGGCGTCCGCCTTTGCCACCAAGGCGGGGATCCATGCCTCGGCGCTGCTCAAGGATCCGCGAACCTACGAGCATGTGACGCCGGACAGCGTCGGCAATTTCCGCAAGGTTATGGTGTCGGACCAGGGTGGCAAGTCGAACTTCATCAATGCCCTCAAACGCCGTGGCATAGAAGTCTTGAAGGACGATCCGAAGCTCGACCAGCTGATCTCGATCGTCAAGGAACGGGAAGCGTCGGGCTATGCCTATGAGGGGGCGGATGCGAGTTTCGAACTGCTCGCCCGCCGCACGCTCGGCACCATTCCGAGCTTCTTCGATGTCGACGGGTTCCGGGTGATGGTGGAGCGCCGCTTCGACAATTTCGGACGGGTGAAGACCGTCTCGGAAGCGGTGGTGAAGATCGTCATCGATGGCGAGCCGCATATGTCGGTCGCCGAAGGCGAAGGTCCGGTCAATGCACTGGACCTCGCGCTCCGCAAGGATTTCGGCAAATACCAGAACGAGATCGACGACCTCGTTCTGGCCGATTTCAAGGTGCGTATCCTGAACGGCGGCACGGAAGCGATCACCCGCGTGCTGATCGAATCCACCGATTCGAGCGGGGTGCGCTGGTGGACGGTCGGCGTGTCGGAAAACATCATCGACGCTTCGTTCCAGGCCTTGATGGACTCGGTCATCTACAAGCTGATGAAGAACCGGGAACTGGCGGGGAAGATTGCGGCGGAGTGA